In the Borrelia puertoricensis genome, TAACAGAACTTAAATCATTATCAAGAATTACAAAATGGTATAAATCATTCTCTTTGTATTTGCCAACTAAAATATCACAATTATCAGGCTCATAATGAGTAGGGGAATAATGGACATTCAGATAATGAATATCCTCACTAACTCCAAGATGCTTAAATATTAAATTTGGATCAAGAACGTATGAATTGACATCTTTTAAACAGCCAGCAGTTGCAAGGCTTTTAAAGAGTAAATCGACTTCAAACTTATCGAAATATTTCTCAACTTTATCTTTGATTTCTTTAACTACAAATGCAATAAACAAAATGCATAAAAAATAACATCCAAATTTGCAAATAGCAACGTTTTGGTCTTTGAAATTATATTGAAATGGAACTACTAATCTATGTTTCTCTACTTCTTTTATTTTTTCACAAACTTGGTAAGATGAATCTTCTAAAGACACAGCACCTTCAAGCAATTCTGATTTATGCTTTTTAATGAAGTAATCTTTCAAAGCTTTGTATGCAAAATCATAAAAAATCATAAAAATTTTACTTCTCATACATCCCCTCCTCTTCAAAATTTTTTAATAAACCGAAACATTTATCTAATTCTTCCCTAAATGCATTTTTGATTTTAAATCTCTCTTCAAGTAAAAGACTCTCTAACTCCCCCATCATCTCTCTACTCTCTGAATTTACTCTTTCAATGTCTCTCTTAAGGTCTTCTCTTAAGAAGATTTTTAAAGCTTCAAATTCTCCTTTAAGTCTCTTTTCAGATTCAATGTGTAATTCTTCCATCATCTCTTTTTTAAAATCAGATAAAAATCCTTTAAGGGCATAGGTTCCAATTCCAGACACACAAAGCATTAATGTTGTTGCAATAGTTCCAATAATATTAATCTGTCTCTTAATCCCACTAGACAACTAAAACCCTCCTTTTTTTAAGCCTTTAATGACAAACAAGAAACTTCACTTTCCCTAACCTATTAATTTTTAAATAAAGCTAACAAAAGCAAAGTAGCTTATTTTAATACAAGAAAGTAATACGAGATTATTTATGATAAAAAAATACTAAATTTATACAGAAAAGTCAATAAATAATGACTATTTTAAATATAAAATGGATAAATCAAGCAAAAATCGCTATACAAGTTAAATTTATATCGAAAATAAAAAACGCAATAATTATTGATTCAATATTTTTATTTTTTATTAACTATTTCCAAATTTTTACGTATGATAAAATAAAGTTTAAATAAAAAAAGGAAAGTATTATATGAGAAAAATAGATGAAATAAAGCTATACAAAGTTGGGGAAGTAGTAGAAATATTAAAATCGGAATTTAACTACCAAATAAGTACTCAGGTTCTTTGTAGAAAAGCATCAAATTTAGGTGCCTATATTACATATAACGACATCAATTACCTTCCAGAAGAAATAATCAGCGATTTAACTGTAAATGTAAAACAAAGAAAAACAAAATTAACTACTCAAATGATAATTGCTGACAAATTAGAAAAGATAAAGAAAAATTTAGAAGCATATGATAAAATACATAAAATACCTGCAATCAAAGCAATAAAGAACATTAAAAGCCGAAACACCAATACAAACACAATTATTAAAGCAGTTATACAACTAAAAGAAGAAATGAAAAAAACAAAAGAAGAAATGAAAAAAACAACAGAAAAAATGGAAGATAAAAATCAAGAAATAATCAAGCTAAAAAAAGAAATGCAAAAAACAATAGAAGAAATACAAGAAAAAAATGAAGA is a window encoding:
- a CDS encoding DUF261 family protein, translating into MRSKIFMIFYDFAYKALKDYFIKKHKSELLEGAVSLEDSSYQVCEKIKEVEKHRLVVPFQYNFKDQNVAICKFGCYFLCILFIAFVVKEIKDKVEKYFDKFEVDLLFKSLATAGCLKDVNSYVLDPNLIFKHLGVSEDIHYLNVHYSPTHYEPDNCDILVGKYKENDLYHFVILDNDLSSVIWDSLGSSKAVSNGVLESLRVFKLVDASLSFDIRQRLALYSEQFKNV